The proteins below are encoded in one region of Amycolatopsis acidiphila:
- the surE gene encoding 5'/3'-nucleotidase SurE, whose translation MFGHHPLVVQDSAFPGIAGNSRLTGRQAGYVDGPALEVVHAGPRAGRARHPPFPRPGKDVRLPVTTTVLVTNDDGIDSPGLHALARCARDRGWHTVVAAPVAEASGTSAGLTAATDNREIVVEPRTLPGLPGVDAHAVASHPGLIALIGSHEAFGVRPGVLLSGVNRGANVGRAILHSGTVGAALTAGINGVRALAVSLDVGLGGNAAPHWDSATEIVAGLLPALAAMEAGTVLNLNVPDRPCGELRPLNWARLASFGQAQSRVRRVRDGVLELTTVEVDGELEPGTDAALLAAGHPTLTALRSVGEDERRMSGPLPQPAPVR comes from the coding sequence GTGTTCGGCCACCACCCGCTGGTCGTGCAGGACTCAGCCTTCCCCGGCATCGCCGGCAACTCGCGATTGACCGGGCGGCAGGCGGGGTATGTGGACGGTCCGGCGCTGGAGGTCGTGCACGCCGGTCCGCGCGCCGGCCGAGCGCGTCACCCGCCGTTCCCGCGACCAGGAAAGGACGTCCGGCTTCCCGTGACCACGACCGTGCTCGTCACCAACGACGACGGCATCGACTCACCGGGCCTGCACGCGCTCGCCCGGTGCGCCCGCGACCGCGGCTGGCACACCGTCGTCGCCGCGCCCGTGGCCGAGGCCAGCGGCACGAGCGCCGGGCTCACCGCGGCCACCGACAACCGCGAGATCGTCGTCGAGCCCCGGACGCTGCCGGGGCTGCCCGGCGTCGACGCCCACGCGGTCGCCTCGCATCCCGGGCTCATCGCGCTCATCGGCAGCCACGAGGCGTTCGGCGTCCGGCCCGGCGTGCTGCTCTCGGGCGTCAACCGCGGTGCCAACGTCGGCCGCGCGATCCTGCACTCGGGCACGGTCGGCGCCGCACTGACAGCCGGCATCAACGGCGTGCGGGCTCTGGCGGTGTCGCTCGACGTCGGACTCGGCGGCAACGCGGCGCCGCACTGGGACAGCGCGACCGAGATCGTGGCCGGGCTCCTGCCGGCGCTCGCCGCGATGGAGGCGGGAACCGTGCTCAACCTCAACGTCCCGGACCGCCCGTGCGGCGAGCTGCGGCCGCTGAACTGGGCCCGGCTCGCGTCGTTCGGCCAGGCCCAGAGCCGGGTGCGCCGGGTGCGCGACGGCGTCCTGGAACTGACGACCGTCGAGGTGGACGGCGAGCTGGAACCGGGCACGGACGCGGCGCTGCTGGCCGCCGGGCATCCGACGCTCACCGCCCTGCGCTCGGTCGGTGAGGACGAGCGCCGGATGAGCGGGCCCCTGCCGCAGCCCGCGCCCGTGCGCTGA
- a CDS encoding ribonuclease domain-containing protein: MLRRSLSVLALLFALCTTVLVTPASAAVYDSCSVSGCSAAKTAYNGWNELGFPRSAGWYAWPYGQYNYSGGVFQNREGELPACDSFNEYDVNPRAKGAARDAARIVRDVTTGVVWYTPDHYVNFYRIV; this comes from the coding sequence GTGTTGCGAAGGTCCCTTTCGGTGCTCGCGCTGCTGTTCGCGCTCTGTACCACCGTTCTGGTCACGCCGGCGAGCGCCGCCGTGTACGACTCCTGCTCGGTTTCCGGCTGCTCGGCGGCGAAAACCGCCTACAACGGCTGGAACGAGCTCGGCTTCCCGCGGTCGGCGGGCTGGTATGCCTGGCCCTACGGCCAGTACAACTACTCCGGCGGCGTCTTCCAGAACCGCGAGGGCGAACTGCCCGCCTGCGACAGCTTCAACGAGTACGACGTCAACCCCCGCGCGAAGGGCGCCGCCCGCGACGCGGCGCGCATCGTGCGCGACGTGACCACCGGCGTGGTCTGGTACACCCCCGACCACTACGTCAACTTCTACCGCATCGTCTGA
- a CDS encoding TetR/AcrR family transcriptional regulator, whose product MPDRALRADARNNRERLLTAAAETFGREGTQASLKAIAREAGVGIGTLYRRFPTREALVEAVYRNEVGRLCAAAPELLEQLPPADALRAWMERFVDFMAAKQGMADVLRAVLLSEEDRLHTRDLLRSAIATLLDAGTAAGVVRRGLAPNDVLMGLGGITMIAGEEDQRAPATQLIDLLLHGVRTPN is encoded by the coding sequence GTGCCGGATCGAGCCCTGCGGGCCGACGCCCGGAACAACCGCGAACGCCTGCTGACGGCCGCCGCCGAGACCTTCGGCCGCGAAGGCACCCAGGCGTCGCTCAAGGCCATCGCACGCGAAGCCGGGGTCGGGATCGGCACGCTCTACCGGCGGTTCCCGACTCGCGAGGCACTGGTCGAGGCCGTGTACCGCAACGAGGTCGGCCGGCTGTGCGCCGCCGCACCGGAACTGCTCGAGCAACTGCCGCCCGCCGACGCGTTGCGGGCGTGGATGGAGCGGTTCGTCGACTTCATGGCGGCGAAGCAGGGCATGGCGGACGTGCTGCGCGCGGTCCTGCTGTCCGAAGAGGACCGCTTGCACACCCGCGACCTGCTCCGCTCGGCCATCGCGACACTGCTCGACGCCGGCACCGCCGCGGGCGTGGTGCGGCGCGGGCTGGCGCCGAACGACGTGCTGATGGGCCTCGGCGGGATCACCATGATCGCGGGCGAGGAGGACCAGCGGGCGCCGGCCACCCAGCTGATCGATCTCCTGCTGCACGGCGTCCGCACGCCGAACTGA
- a CDS encoding putative glycoside hydrolase, translating into MDPRPALLAALAGAMVLGAVHTGLATRPESPVVHGLRDGAVTTATVFDRISVSSADTHGLRVLLDGREIPFTAKGDHVQLPRMELSEGRHTLIASVGAVPQLTAAKVTRTFTVDDTPPRMSVEPVQADDLHAPLTVRGSAPGARIVTLNGSPVPVDEDGGFSTTLPSPPAYLDLAAADPAGNVATTETPVPTKHPRMRGVHMTALAWASPELREPVLQMARDGLIDTVELDIKDEDGEIGYDSQVPLAREIGAAKKYYDARATLDQLHALHLRVVGRLVAFRDPVLARASWDAGKHDRLVQTTDGQAWASGYGDYTFTNFANPEVRDYNADLATEAAELGFDDILYDYVRRPEGSLDRMRLPGLQGTPEQAIADFLAQSRETVRAHGAFLGASVFGIAVTRPTQIAQDIPAMSREVDYIAPMVYPSHWGSGEYGIDDPESAPYDITARSLADFGRQAQQGQAVTIPWLQAFSMRRTYGPEEIRAQITAAKDNGMDSFLLWNAACRYDPAALTP; encoded by the coding sequence ATGGATCCGCGCCCGGCCCTGCTGGCGGCGCTCGCCGGCGCCATGGTGCTCGGCGCGGTCCACACCGGACTCGCCACCCGCCCGGAAAGCCCGGTGGTGCACGGGCTTCGCGACGGGGCGGTCACGACGGCGACCGTCTTCGACCGGATCAGCGTCAGCAGCGCCGACACCCACGGGCTGCGGGTCCTGCTCGATGGGCGCGAGATTCCCTTCACGGCCAAGGGAGATCACGTCCAGCTGCCGCGGATGGAGCTGTCCGAGGGCAGGCACACCCTGATCGCGAGCGTCGGCGCGGTGCCACAGCTCACGGCCGCCAAGGTCACCCGCACGTTCACCGTCGACGACACCCCACCGCGGATGTCGGTGGAACCCGTCCAGGCCGACGACCTGCACGCACCGCTGACCGTCCGCGGGTCCGCCCCCGGCGCTCGGATCGTCACCCTCAACGGCAGCCCGGTGCCGGTCGACGAGGACGGCGGCTTCAGCACGACGCTGCCCAGCCCGCCAGCCTACCTCGACCTCGCCGCGGCGGACCCGGCGGGCAACGTGGCCACGACCGAGACCCCGGTGCCCACCAAGCACCCGCGCATGCGCGGGGTGCACATGACCGCGCTCGCGTGGGCCTCGCCGGAGCTGCGCGAGCCGGTGCTGCAGATGGCCCGCGACGGGCTCATCGACACCGTCGAGCTGGACATCAAGGACGAGGACGGGGAAATCGGCTACGACTCGCAGGTGCCGCTGGCCCGCGAGATCGGCGCGGCGAAGAAGTACTACGACGCCCGCGCCACCCTGGACCAGCTGCACGCCCTGCATCTGCGCGTGGTGGGCAGGCTCGTCGCCTTCCGCGATCCGGTGCTGGCCCGCGCCTCCTGGGATGCCGGAAAGCACGACCGACTGGTCCAGACCACGGATGGTCAAGCGTGGGCGAGCGGCTACGGCGACTACACCTTCACGAACTTCGCGAACCCGGAGGTTCGCGACTACAACGCCGACCTCGCCACCGAGGCGGCGGAGCTCGGCTTCGACGACATCCTCTACGACTACGTGCGCCGCCCGGAGGGCTCGCTCGACCGGATGCGGCTGCCGGGCCTGCAGGGCACGCCCGAGCAGGCGATCGCCGACTTCCTGGCGCAGAGCCGCGAAACGGTCCGCGCGCACGGCGCGTTCCTCGGTGCCTCGGTCTTCGGCATCGCGGTCACCCGCCCGACCCAGATCGCACAGGACATCCCGGCGATGTCCCGCGAGGTGGACTACATCGCCCCCATGGTCTACCCGTCGCACTGGGGCAGCGGGGAGTACGGCATCGACGATCCCGAGTCCGCGCCGTACGACATCACCGCGCGCTCGCTGGCCGACTTCGGGCGGCAGGCCCAGCAGGGCCAGGCCGTGACCATCCCGTGGCTGCAGGCCTTCAGCATGCGCCGGACGTATGGGCCCGAGGAGATCCGGGCCCAGATCACCGCGGCGAAGGACAACGGGATGGACTCGTTCCTGTTGTGGAACGCGGCCTGCCGCTACGACCCCGCCGCCCTCACTCCGTGA
- a CDS encoding VOC family protein, translating to MINGAHVIVHSRDAEADRSFLRDVLGFPHVDAGHGWLIFRLPPAEIAVHPTEGPEAHELYFMCADVEATVAELSDRGVVFTEPVTDAGWGRLTRLRLPGGGEVGLYEPRHERATDL from the coding sequence GTGATCAATGGTGCGCACGTCATCGTCCACAGCCGCGACGCCGAGGCCGACCGGAGCTTCCTCCGGGACGTGCTCGGCTTCCCGCACGTCGACGCCGGGCACGGCTGGCTGATCTTCAGGCTGCCACCCGCGGAGATCGCGGTCCATCCTACGGAGGGGCCGGAGGCGCACGAGCTGTACTTCATGTGCGCCGACGTCGAGGCGACCGTGGCGGAGCTGAGCGACCGCGGAGTGGTGTTCACCGAGCCCGTCACCGACGCCGGCTGGGGCAGGCTGACCCGGCTCCGGCTGCCCGGCGGCGGGGAGGTCGGGCTGTACGAGCCGCGGCACGAGCGGGCCACCGACCTCTAG
- a CDS encoding MarR family winged helix-turn-helix transcriptional regulator, which translates to MTTNPAVPVTDSGELAARLFVSIGRLTRSVRRQEPAVLTHGEISALITLVRSGPLRLSDLAGKEGVTSPSMSRIVTDLTEKGFVRRERVAADRRASLVIVTDAGASIAGDAWLTVAEELRRRVDLLGDAERAAMRAALPALEQLTGRG; encoded by the coding sequence GTGACCACGAACCCGGCAGTGCCGGTGACCGACAGCGGCGAGCTCGCGGCCCGGCTGTTCGTGTCGATCGGCAGGCTCACCCGGTCGGTGCGGCGCCAGGAGCCCGCCGTGCTGACCCACGGCGAGATCTCGGCGCTGATCACGCTCGTCCGGTCCGGGCCGCTGCGCCTGAGCGACCTGGCCGGGAAGGAGGGGGTGACCTCGCCGAGCATGTCCCGCATCGTCACCGACCTGACCGAGAAGGGCTTCGTCCGCCGCGAACGCGTCGCCGCCGACCGGCGGGCGTCGCTCGTCATCGTCACCGACGCCGGCGCGTCGATCGCCGGGGACGCCTGGCTCACCGTCGCCGAGGAGCTGCGCAGGCGGGTCGACCTGCTCGGCGATGCCGAGCGGGCGGCGATGCGCGCCGCGCTGCCCGCCCTCGAACAGCTGACCGGGCGCGGCTGA
- a CDS encoding ABC transporter substrate-binding protein codes for MKIPKIVTAIAGAALAVSLAACGQGGGSGAGGNGPLIAIVSKGFQHQFWQAVKKGAEDEASAKGARITFVGPATEQDVEQQVNMLTNELAKSPQALGFAALDSRAAAPLLQQAKSQKIPVIAFDSGVDSDIPATTVATDNKAAAAEAAKHLAEQIGGQGKVAMVVHDQTSLSGKDRRDGFLDWMRQNAPGITVLPPQYGGGDQLQSANITKSILQANPDLKGIYGSNEGSAIGVIKGVQESGKTGITIAGFDSGKAQIDAINSGAEAGAITQDPVDIGRQLVDAALKAINGQQLPKRIDTAYYWYDKTNIGDPKIQAALYQ; via the coding sequence ATGAAGATTCCGAAGATCGTCACGGCGATCGCGGGTGCCGCGCTGGCGGTGAGCCTCGCCGCGTGCGGGCAGGGCGGCGGCTCCGGCGCGGGCGGCAACGGCCCGCTGATCGCGATCGTGTCCAAGGGCTTCCAGCACCAGTTCTGGCAGGCCGTGAAGAAGGGCGCCGAGGACGAGGCGAGCGCGAAGGGCGCCCGGATCACCTTCGTCGGCCCGGCCACCGAACAGGACGTCGAGCAGCAGGTCAACATGCTCACCAACGAGCTGGCCAAGTCGCCGCAGGCGCTCGGCTTCGCCGCGCTGGACTCGCGCGCGGCGGCGCCGTTGCTGCAGCAGGCCAAGTCGCAGAAGATCCCGGTGATCGCGTTCGACTCGGGGGTGGACAGCGACATCCCGGCGACCACGGTGGCCACGGACAACAAGGCGGCCGCGGCCGAGGCGGCCAAGCACCTGGCCGAGCAGATCGGCGGTCAGGGCAAGGTCGCGATGGTCGTGCACGACCAGACCAGCCTGTCCGGCAAGGACCGCCGCGACGGGTTCCTCGACTGGATGCGGCAGAACGCGCCCGGCATCACCGTGCTGCCCCCGCAGTACGGTGGCGGCGACCAGCTGCAGTCGGCCAACATCACGAAGTCGATCCTGCAGGCCAACCCCGACCTCAAGGGGATCTACGGCTCGAACGAGGGCTCGGCGATCGGGGTCATCAAGGGCGTGCAGGAAAGCGGTAAGACGGGCATCACCATCGCCGGGTTCGACTCGGGCAAGGCCCAGATCGACGCGATCAACAGCGGCGCCGAGGCCGGTGCCATCACCCAGGACCCGGTCGACATCGGCAGGCAGCTGGTGGACGCGGCGCTCAAGGCGATCAACGGCCAGCAGCTGCCCAAGCGGATCGACACGGCCTACTACTGGTACGACAAGACGAACATCGGCGACCCGAAGATCCAGGCCGCGCTCTACCAGTAG
- a CDS encoding ABC transporter permease, whose protein sequence is MTAVKAQPGERQAGGVTGVIRSRLQQLLAFGSLIVIYAFFSIVSPFFFSYGNFIAILFSTVVIGTLATGTTFVIISAGIDLSIGTGMALCAVMSGVFMVNMHLPLALGVPLAILFGGLVGLVNGINVALLKIPPFIATLAMMLVAEGLALVLSHSTPIYFTDVAGYTDLSSGELIPNLPNAVLILLVVAVLAGVLLTKSVLGRYTYSIGSNEEATALSGIDVRRWKLAIYAFAGLFTGLAGVMISARLGSAQPATGMGYELQAIAAVVIGGTSLSGGKGSIIGTLIGALIISVLNNGLQIMSIPQEWQNVILGCVILVAVYTDRIRKKEA, encoded by the coding sequence ATGACAGCGGTCAAAGCGCAGCCGGGGGAGCGTCAGGCAGGCGGCGTGACGGGCGTGATCAGGAGCAGGCTGCAGCAGCTGCTCGCGTTCGGCAGCCTCATCGTGATCTACGCTTTCTTCTCGATCGTCAGCCCGTTCTTCTTCTCCTACGGCAACTTCATCGCGATCCTGTTCTCGACCGTGGTGATCGGCACGCTCGCGACCGGCACGACGTTCGTCATCATCTCGGCCGGGATCGACCTGTCCATCGGCACGGGGATGGCGCTGTGCGCGGTGATGTCCGGGGTGTTCATGGTGAACATGCACCTGCCGCTGGCCCTCGGCGTGCCGCTGGCGATCCTGTTCGGCGGGCTGGTGGGACTGGTCAACGGGATCAACGTGGCGCTGCTGAAGATCCCGCCGTTCATCGCGACGCTGGCCATGATGCTCGTGGCCGAGGGGCTGGCGCTGGTGCTGTCGCACAGCACCCCGATCTACTTCACCGACGTGGCCGGCTACACCGACCTCTCCTCCGGCGAGCTCATCCCGAACCTGCCCAACGCGGTGCTGATCCTGCTCGTCGTCGCGGTGCTCGCGGGCGTGCTGCTGACCAAGAGCGTGCTCGGCCGCTACACCTACTCGATCGGCAGCAACGAGGAGGCGACCGCGCTCTCGGGCATCGACGTGCGGAGGTGGAAGCTCGCGATCTACGCGTTCGCCGGGCTGTTCACCGGCCTGGCCGGGGTGATGATCTCGGCGCGGCTGGGGTCGGCGCAGCCGGCCACCGGCATGGGCTACGAGCTGCAGGCGATCGCGGCCGTCGTGATCGGCGGCACCTCCCTCTCGGGCGGGAAGGGCTCGATCATCGGCACCCTGATCGGCGCGCTGATCATCTCGGTGCTCAACAACGGCCTGCAGATCATGTCGATCCCCCAGGAGTGGCAGAACGTCATCCTGGGCTGCGTCATCCTCGTCGCCGTCTACACCGACCGCATCCGGAAGAAGGAAGCCTAG
- a CDS encoding sugar ABC transporter ATP-binding protein — protein sequence MTETLLEAEGVGKSFPGVRALHDMRLELRSGEVLALVGENGAGKSTLMKLLSGIHTADAGHFTLGGEPYEPAGPRHALGLGISIIHQEFNLVPHLSVAQNIFIGREPRRARLLLDERKLNADAAALLERLRLPLDPRTVAGELTVANQQMVEIAKALSYEPRVLIMDEPTAALNDAEVETLHELIRRFVHPGTGVIYISHRMEEIKRIADRVTVIRDGEYIDTLDAGTASTAEIIALMVGRAIDTGARPEGVRADREVVLGVEGLTTKALLTDVSFDLRHGEILGFAGLMGAGRTEVARALVGADRMDAGTVTLHGNRVRIANPADAARLGIGYLSEDRKRFGLLLDQDVKANIALSALRERFTTAGFVRDRALRADAGRYVGTLRIKTPSLDQTAKNLSGGNQQKVVIAKWVAKDCDILIFDEPTRGIDVGAKEEIYQLLGELAAQGKSIIMISSELPEILRMSHRVVVMSEGRVTRVLDAADASQENIMHYATLRPDENPADAAELGLGAGGREQEAGQP from the coding sequence ATGACCGAGACCCTGCTCGAGGCCGAGGGCGTCGGCAAGAGCTTCCCGGGCGTGCGTGCCCTGCACGACATGCGCCTCGAGCTGCGTTCGGGCGAGGTCCTCGCGCTGGTCGGCGAGAACGGTGCGGGCAAGTCCACCCTGATGAAGCTGTTGTCGGGCATCCACACCGCCGACGCCGGGCACTTCACCCTCGGCGGCGAGCCGTACGAGCCCGCCGGCCCGCGGCACGCGCTGGGGCTCGGCATCAGCATCATCCACCAGGAGTTCAACCTGGTGCCGCACCTGAGCGTCGCGCAGAACATCTTCATCGGCCGCGAGCCCCGCCGCGCCCGGCTGTTGCTGGACGAGCGCAAGCTCAACGCCGACGCCGCCGCGCTGCTGGAGCGGCTGCGCCTGCCGCTGGACCCGCGCACGGTGGCCGGCGAGCTCACCGTCGCCAACCAGCAGATGGTGGAGATCGCCAAGGCGCTGTCGTACGAGCCGCGCGTGCTGATCATGGACGAGCCGACCGCGGCGCTCAACGACGCGGAGGTGGAGACGCTGCACGAGCTGATCCGCCGGTTCGTCCACCCCGGCACCGGCGTCATCTACATCTCCCACCGGATGGAGGAGATCAAGCGCATCGCCGACCGGGTCACCGTCATCCGCGACGGCGAGTACATCGACACCCTCGACGCGGGCACCGCGAGCACGGCGGAGATCATCGCGCTGATGGTCGGGCGGGCGATCGACACCGGTGCCCGTCCCGAAGGCGTCCGGGCCGACCGCGAGGTGGTACTCGGCGTCGAAGGCCTGACCACGAAGGCGCTGCTCACCGACGTGTCGTTCGACCTGCGGCACGGGGAGATCCTCGGCTTCGCCGGGCTGATGGGCGCCGGGCGCACGGAGGTGGCCAGGGCGCTGGTCGGCGCGGACCGGATGGACGCGGGCACGGTGACGCTGCACGGCAACCGGGTCCGCATCGCCAACCCGGCCGACGCGGCCCGGCTCGGCATCGGGTACCTGTCCGAGGACCGCAAACGGTTCGGGCTGCTGCTGGACCAGGACGTCAAGGCGAACATCGCGCTTTCGGCGCTGCGGGAGCGGTTCACCACCGCCGGGTTCGTCCGCGACCGCGCGCTGCGTGCCGACGCCGGGCGCTACGTCGGCACGCTGCGGATCAAGACCCCGTCCCTGGACCAGACCGCGAAGAACCTCTCCGGCGGCAACCAGCAGAAGGTCGTCATCGCGAAGTGGGTGGCGAAGGACTGCGACATCCTGATCTTCGACGAGCCGACCCGCGGCATCGACGTGGGCGCCAAGGAGGAGATCTACCAGCTGCTGGGCGAGCTGGCCGCGCAGGGCAAGTCCATCATCATGATCTCCTCGGAGCTGCCGGAGATCCTGCGCATGTCGCACCGCGTCGTGGTGATGAGCGAGGGGCGGGTCACCCGCGTGCTCGACGCCGCCGACGCGAGCCAGGAGAACATCATGCACTACGCGACGTTGCGGCCGGACGAGAACCCGGCGGACGCCGCCGAGCTCGGCCTCGGCGCGGGCGGCCGGGAACAGGAGGCAGGGCAGCCATGA
- a CDS encoding amidohydrolase family protein: protein MTIDTHLHLWDLTVSEYAWLPPEGPLHTTFTAERARSELDAAGVAAAVLVQAEDSAADTEFLLAQAGAHNWVAGVVGWVRLDDPATAECHLDSYQGNPAFRGVRHLVHDDPRDEFLALPAVRRSLALLAERGLPFDVPDAWPRHLGRTAELAAALPGLTIVLDHLGKPPRDPDGFAAWLRVMRDVASRPNTVAKLSGLQMPGAPFTVAAVRPAVEAAFELFGPDRLMYGGDWPMTVHFGGYGPAWEVYSAFLDELSGDERARVTSGTANAVYGVPERAR from the coding sequence ATGACGATCGACACCCACCTGCATCTGTGGGACCTGACCGTGAGCGAGTACGCGTGGCTGCCCCCGGAGGGCCCGCTGCACACGACGTTCACCGCCGAGCGGGCCAGGTCCGAACTGGACGCCGCGGGCGTCGCCGCGGCGGTCCTCGTACAGGCCGAGGACTCCGCGGCCGACACCGAGTTCCTGCTCGCGCAGGCTGGTGCGCACAACTGGGTCGCCGGGGTCGTCGGGTGGGTCCGCCTCGACGATCCCGCGACCGCGGAGTGCCACCTCGACAGCTACCAGGGCAATCCCGCGTTCCGCGGCGTCCGGCACCTGGTGCACGACGACCCCCGCGACGAGTTCCTCGCGCTGCCCGCCGTGCGGCGTTCGCTGGCGCTGCTGGCCGAGCGCGGTCTGCCCTTCGATGTCCCCGACGCGTGGCCGCGCCACCTCGGCCGGACCGCGGAGCTCGCGGCGGCCCTGCCCGGGTTGACGATCGTGCTGGACCACCTCGGCAAACCGCCGAGGGACCCCGATGGTTTCGCGGCCTGGCTGCGCGTCATGCGTGACGTCGCGAGCAGGCCCAACACCGTCGCGAAACTCTCGGGGCTGCAGATGCCCGGGGCGCCGTTCACCGTGGCCGCCGTGCGGCCCGCTGTCGAGGCGGCGTTCGAGCTGTTCGGACCGGACCGGCTGATGTACGGAGGTGACTGGCCGATGACAGTCCACTTCGGAGGGTACGGCCCCGCCTGGGAGGTCTACTCGGCGTTCCTGGACGAGCTGTCCGGCGACGAGCGGGCCCGCGTGACGTCGGGCACCGCGAACGCCGTGTACGGGGTACCGGAGCGGGCGCGATGA
- a CDS encoding aldo/keto reductase, with protein sequence MASAPTGPLGLGAANLGNLYAPMGDEQAHAVLETAWECGIRYFDTAPHYGLGLSERRLGAFLATKPREEFVVSTKVGRLLVPDPGGVGLDVANLFHVPAGHRRVWDFSADGVRRGLDESLARLGLGSVDLVYLHDPEEYGLGAALAEGLPAVAALRDEGLVSAVGMGSKSVEALAAGARSGLLDVLMVAGRCTLLDQSAFDEVLPECRARSVEVVAAAVFNSGLLATATPSESAHYEYAAVPPDVLVKAREIAAVCAEFEVELPAAALHYPLRDPVVRTVVAGAATADEVRQNHERSRGSVPDELWTTLRDKGLIRS encoded by the coding sequence ATGGCTAGTGCTCCCACCGGCCCGCTGGGCCTCGGCGCCGCGAACCTCGGCAACCTGTACGCGCCGATGGGCGACGAGCAGGCACACGCCGTGCTCGAAACCGCCTGGGAGTGCGGGATCAGGTACTTCGACACCGCGCCGCACTACGGTCTCGGGCTGTCCGAACGCCGCCTGGGGGCGTTCCTCGCCACGAAGCCGCGTGAGGAGTTCGTGGTGTCCACCAAGGTGGGCCGGCTGCTCGTCCCCGACCCCGGGGGAGTGGGGCTCGACGTCGCCAACCTGTTCCACGTGCCCGCCGGCCACCGGCGGGTGTGGGACTTCTCCGCCGACGGCGTGCGCCGCGGCCTCGACGAGTCGCTGGCGCGGCTGGGGCTCGGCTCGGTCGACCTCGTGTACCTGCACGACCCGGAGGAGTACGGACTCGGCGCGGCGCTGGCCGAGGGGCTGCCCGCGGTCGCCGCCCTGCGCGACGAAGGACTCGTCTCGGCTGTGGGCATGGGGTCCAAGTCGGTCGAGGCGCTCGCCGCCGGAGCCCGGTCCGGGCTGCTCGACGTGCTGATGGTGGCGGGCCGGTGCACGCTGCTGGACCAGAGCGCGTTCGACGAGGTGCTGCCCGAGTGCCGGGCGCGGTCGGTGGAGGTCGTCGCCGCGGCGGTGTTCAACTCCGGCCTGCTCGCCACCGCGACGCCGTCGGAGTCGGCGCACTACGAGTACGCGGCGGTGCCGCCCGATGTGCTCGTGAAGGCGCGTGAGATCGCCGCCGTCTGCGCGGAGTTCGAGGTCGAGCTGCCCGCCGCGGCGCTGCACTACCCGTTGCGGGACCCCGTGGTGCGCACCGTGGTAGCCGGTGCCGCGACCGCGGACGAGGTGCGGCAGAACCACGAGCGGTCGCGCGGCAGCGTGCCCGACGAGCTGTGGACGACGTTGCGGGACAAGGGGTTGATCCGGTCATGA